In one Diabrotica virgifera virgifera chromosome 7, PGI_DIABVI_V3a genomic region, the following are encoded:
- the LOC114330869 gene encoding 3-hydroxyisobutyrate dehydrogenase, mitochondrial isoform X2 produces the protein MILRTARSFVKTFQTRNSSNVSFIGLGQMGARMVKNLTSKGQEVKVFDIVPAALNSVANLKGAQVCSSPKDAAKDANIVITMLPTGDIVKDTLLADNGILKGIPKKSLFIDCSTIEPKMAQELSKISKENDVRYIDAPVSGGVTGAEKGTLTFMVGGCKNDLKEAEPVLNKMGAKIFPCGDIGAGQIAKLCNNLILGITMIGTCEAMNLGIKLGLDPKLLTNIVNVSTGRSWSSDTYNPVPGVMPDVPSSKGYEGGFSVPLIAKDLGLAEAAALSCGTPLLLGALAHQIYRALILNGYGDKDFAVVYEFLKGQSK, from the exons CCAGAAATTCCAGCAATGTGTCATTCATCGGTCTCGGCCAAATGGGTGCCAGAATGGTCAAGAACCTCACCAGTAAAGGCCAAGAAGTAAAAGTATTCGATATTGTACCTGCAGCACTTAACAGTGTTGCTAATCTTAAGGGTGCTCAAGTTTGTAGTTCACCTAAGGATGCAGCAAAAGATGCAAATATAGTTATCACTATGCTTCCCACAGGCGATATTGTTAAAGACACTCTTTTAGCCGATAATGGTATTTTAAAAG gcATTCCCAAAAAATCTCTTTTCATCGATTGCTCAACGATAGAACCCAAAATGGCTCAAGAACTATccaaaatatctaaagaaaacgATGTTAGATATATTGATGCACCGGTATCGGGAGGTGTAACTGGAGCTGAGAAGGGAACCCTAACATTCATGGTGGGAGGATGTAAAAATGACTTAAAAGAAGCTGAACCCGTGCTTAACAAAATGGGAGCTAAAATATTTCCCTGTGGAGATATTGGAGCAGGACAGATAGCCAAGCTTTGCAATAATCTTATTTTAg gAATAACTATGATTGGAACCTGTGAAGCAATGAATTTGGGTATTAAATTAGGTTTGGACCCGAAACTTTTAACAAACATAGTCAATGTATCCACCGGTAGATCGTGGTCTTCAGACACATATAATCCAGTTCCTGGAGTTATGCCTGATGTACCATCTTCAAAAGG ATACGAGGGAGGTTTCAGTGTACCTTTAATAGCCAAGGATTTAGGTTTAGCGGAAGCAGCAGCATTAAGTTGTGGTACTCCACTGTTATTGGGTGCTTTAGCTCATCAAATATACAGAGCACTGATTCTCAATGGTTACGGTGACAAAGATTTTGCAGTAGTCTATGAATTTTTGAAAGGACAAAGTAAATGA